Within the Borrelia miyamotoi genome, the region CTCAGGATTCTCAAAATTATTTAAAATTAAACTAACAAAATTTTTAGCGCTCTCAAGTCTGTTAACCGATTTTCCCTCATCAAAGGTTAACATACTACGAGAAATATCAAATACAAAAGATATCCTTATATTTGATCTCTTATCTTCAGTGGCTTTTTGTCCCCAAGAAATATCTAAGATAGCAATAATCAAAGAACCCAGACTTAATGTAAAAAAAAATATCATAAAAATTTTTTTTATATAATAATTTTTAATATAAGCATTATTAACATACATGAAACTTAAAGTCTTAAAAAATGGAATAACTTTTCTAAAGTTATGAGTGTACACAATAAGAACTAAAAATAAAACAATAAACAAGTAAAAAGCATAATAATTGCCTACACTCATAATACCTCTTTCAAAAAGACCTTAGAAAAAATAAAATAAAGGATCAACAAACAAAATATGGCTAATAGAAATTCATTATGAACATCATCATTATCAACAGTAATTCTAACCTTTCTCTCTATATTTTCTTTCTTCGAAAAATCCTGAATTGCAAGTTTAAATGAAAAATCATCACCCACAGAATAAAAAAGCCCCCCTGTCTTACTTGAAATCTCAAAAAGCATACTAGAATCATAAACCTCTTTTAAAGTCCCTTGATAAAACCTACCAGATCGCAATTTAAATTTAACACTAAGCTGTTCACTGCTACCAATTCCAATAGAATAAATTTTAACATTTAATCCTTGAGCAAGATTTATTACCTGATCCTTATAAACTTCATCTGAATTAACTACACCATCCGTCAAAACAATCACTGACTTTTTAGGTGCTTCAGAATGTTTCAAATGAGAAAGAGCAATGGAAATTCCAAGCCCCAAAGCAGAACCATTTCCAAGATCCATAATATAAATATTATCCAGCTTCTTAGAAAAAAAATCTCTATCAACTGTCAGTGGAACTATTAACGAAGCTTCTTTTGCAAAAGCTACTAAACCAATATTATCATTCTCTCTTTGATAAGCAAAATATTTAATCAATTCCTTAGCAAATTCAAGTCTATTTTTAGATGAAAATTCAATAGCTCCCATGCTAGGAGATATATCTAACACAATAACAATATCAGCTCCACTGCTAAGATAGGTTAATTTTTTTTTCGAAATAGAAGGACCTGCTAAGGTTAAGATCATAACTATTATTGATAAATAAAAGAAAGTATAGGTTATAAAATACAAAAAATTCAAACTATAATCCCTCAATTTTATAGAACCAAAATTTCCATAAATAGATACTGGAAATTTAACTTTCCCTCCCCTACGATTAAAAAAATGACTAAAATAAATTATTAATGGAAGAATCAAAAGTAAAAATAAATAAAAAGGCTCATTAAATGTTAACATTATCACCTCTAATAAATTCATCAAAACTAAAAGCCGCTTTCTTTAGATCTTCTAAAATAAGCGATAGATTCCCACCAGACAAATTAATTCCACTAAATTTGCTAAAATCAGAAAGCCTAAAAACATTAACAAAAATTGAACAAATTTCATAAGGAACATTAATACTTTGCAAAATTTCAGAAATTTCTGTAGTAGTAATTGCATTAAAATTAAAACCTGTTTTTTTAGATAAATAAACCCTTAAAGAAGAATTTAATAAATTATAAACAACAGCTTGTTCTTCATTATTTTTAACATAATTAGATAAAACAACTAACTGCTTCTGAAAAACTTTATAAGGTTTTCTCAACCTATGCCTCATTACTAAAAACACTAATAACTGCTTTACAAACTTTAAAAAATTAATAAATAAATAAGGCACTAATACAAGAGCTAAAAGAAAAATAATAAGATAAGTATTAGTGCCTGGAAGGAAAAGCACTCCTTCTATATCCTGAATTTTAAGAGAATCATTATCAGAAACTAACTTACTAGTATTTATTTTTATATTATTAAGAATTATTTTAAAAAATTTGTTACCATTGACAACATTTCCAGCATAAATACGTGGAAGAGTATTACTTCCAACATAAAATGAAACAAAACATATTATTAATTCCCCACTCTCAGGTCTGTAAACAAGTGACTTAATCTCAACAAACTCATTTTTGATTTTCTCAAACTCAATAGGAATAAATATTTCATCTTCACTAAGAATTAACGAAAATTTAAGCTCAACAGTATCTCCCACATAATAACGAGTTGGTATAAATATTTCATTTCTTAGCTCATAAGAAAATAAATCAAAAGACAAAAAAAATGCAAAAAGAAAAATTGTATTTCTCAAATACTATTCTCCTTTTTTAAAAGAGCTTTCAATTTTCTAAAAACATCATCTTTTGTACTAATTTCTATAAAATTAATACCTCTTTTTATGCATTCTTTCCTCCATTTTATTTTATCTAGTGTCCAATAATTTTTATAACTATTTAATATAGCTTTACTAAATCCTGAAATTAAAAAATTCTCACGGGTTTCAATATCTTCATAAGTTAAAAACCCATATTGAGGAAGATTCTCATCAAGAAAATCTGTAAGCCTTATTGCAATAATATTATGACGTTTACTAAGAACAGTCAAAGATTTAAAATAATCACTGGCTTTAAAATCTGAAATAATGACAATCAAGGACCTTTTTTTATAATATTCAGCTGTATTTTTAAAGACATAAGTTAAATTACTTCCTCTTTTAAGCTTTCTATTTATTGTCTCATTTAAAATTAATCCTAAATGTGAATGTCCTTTCCTAGATGAAATAAACTTATCTGTTTCACTTGAAAAAAAAGTTATCCCTATCTTATCATTATTAAAAAATGCCATATGAGCAAAAATAGAAACTAATAAATCCTGAATTTCTTTTTTATTAGTCAAGCTTCCCAGAGTCATTGAAAGAGAATTATCAACAAGCAGATGAAGATTCATCCCCTTATCTTCTCTAAAAACCTTTGAAAATATACTATCTGTCTTTGAGCTAACGTTCCAATCAATCAATCTAGCATCATCTGTCTCCTCATATGGTCTAAACTCATAAAATTCAAGACCAAGACCCTTAAAAATAGAACGATATCCCCCAAAATTAAGATCTAAGAGCATTTTTCTTGAGAAAAATTTTAAAGCTTTAATTTTAGTTTTAGTGCTAGTAGCATTTGATTCATTACTATATCGCATATTAAATGCAACCTCTAAGGAAGTGCCACAGCTGAGAGAAGTATCTTAATAATATCGTCAGTATTCATTTCCTCAACCTCTGCCTCATAAGATGGAATAATTCTATGCCTCAACACATTGTAAGCTACAGCCTTAACATCTTCAGGAAGAACAAACAACCGACCCTCATAAAGAGCATTAACACGAGCACATTTAAGCAAACTAAGTGATGCCCGAGGAGACGCCCCAAACTCAATATATTTAGTAAATGGATAAGTTTTTTTGTCACTTTCACGAGAAGCCGCTATTAAAGTAACAATGTAAAGCATTATTTTATCATCCACTTTAACCTTCCCTACTACACGCTTAAGATCTGTTAAAGAATAAGTATTCATTACCTTTGCAACTTTAATATTCTCAAGCCCACCATCAACTGAAAATATCTTAAGAAGCTTGATTTCATCTTGAATAGAAGGGTATTTCACATTCACCTTTAATAAAAATCTATCAAGTTGAGCTTCTGGCAAATTATAAGTCCCCTCTTGTTCAATTGGATTTTGTGTTGCAAGAACAAAAAATGGCTCTGGTAGCTTATGAGTCTCATCACCAAGGGTTACTTGACGTTCACCCATTGCCTCAAGAAGTGCTGACTGAACCTTTGCAGGAGCTCTATTAATTTCATCTGCCAAAATAATATTTGAAAATACAGGTCCCTTTCTAACTTTGAAAGTTCCTGTCGTACTCTTATATACCATGTTACCCGTAAGATCAGAAGGCAAAAGGTCTGGAGTAAATTGCACTCTTTTAAACCCAAGATCAAGAACATCTGAAACTGTCTGAATCGTCAATGTTTTTGCAAGTCCCGGTACACCTTCAAGCAAGACATGCCCTTCAGTTAAAATTCCCATCAAAATAGCATCAATCATTTCTCTTTGACCAAGAATCCTACTCGAAACTTCTCTTCTAAACTTATTGATTAAACTTAATGCATTCTCTACTTCAGAATCTATTTGAAAACCACTTTTCATACCACTCCCACAGTACTAAAATTTTTTTTATTAAAAATAAAATATAAACAATAAAACACAAAAATAAAATCACTACCTAATAAATAATAAAATTCCTCTCCTTAGCGCTATTCATTACCTATGATATGATTTCTAATTTGTCAAAAAAGATTTCAATATCATCTAATACAAGCCATAATCAAATCTCCATACTTTAAAATATTTGCATATTTTCTTATATTTCTAATAAACTCTGACTGTAATAAATCCATTT harbors:
- a CDS encoding vWA domain-containing protein; its protein translation is MLTFNEPFYLFLLLILPLIIYFSHFFNRRGGKVKFPVSIYGNFGSIKLRDYSLNFLYFITYTFFYLSIIVMILTLAGPSISKKKLTYLSSGADIVIVLDISPSMGAIEFSSKNRLEFAKELIKYFAYQRENDNIGLVAFAKEASLIVPLTVDRDFFSKKLDNIYIMDLGNGSALGLGISIALSHLKHSEAPKKSVIVLTDGVVNSDEVYKDQVINLAQGLNVKIYSIGIGSSEQLSVKFKLRSGRFYQGTLKEVYDSSMLFEISSKTGGLFYSVGDDFSFKLAIQDFSKKENIERKVRITVDNDDVHNEFLLAIFCLLILYFIFSKVFLKEVL
- a CDS encoding DUF58 domain-containing protein — protein: MRYSNESNATSTKTKIKALKFFSRKMLLDLNFGGYRSIFKGLGLEFYEFRPYEETDDARLIDWNVSSKTDSIFSKVFREDKGMNLHLLVDNSLSMTLGSLTNKKEIQDLLVSIFAHMAFFNNDKIGITFFSSETDKFISSRKGHSHLGLILNETINRKLKRGSNLTYVFKNTAEYYKKRSLIVIISDFKASDYFKSLTVLSKRHNIIAIRLTDFLDENLPQYGFLTYEDIETRENFLISGFSKAILNSYKNYWTLDKIKWRKECIKRGINFIEISTKDDVFRKLKALLKKENSI
- a CDS encoding AAA family ATPase — translated: MKSGFQIDSEVENALSLINKFRREVSSRILGQREMIDAILMGILTEGHVLLEGVPGLAKTLTIQTVSDVLDLGFKRVQFTPDLLPSDLTGNMVYKSTTGTFKVRKGPVFSNIILADEINRAPAKVQSALLEAMGERQVTLGDETHKLPEPFFVLATQNPIEQEGTYNLPEAQLDRFLLKVNVKYPSIQDEIKLLKIFSVDGGLENIKVAKVMNTYSLTDLKRVVGKVKVDDKIMLYIVTLIAASRESDKKTYPFTKYIEFGASPRASLSLLKCARVNALYEGRLFVLPEDVKAVAYNVLRHRIIPSYEAEVEEMNTDDIIKILLSAVALP